From the Leguminivora glycinivorella isolate SPB_JAAS2020 chromosome 15, LegGlyc_1.1, whole genome shotgun sequence genome, one window contains:
- the LOC125234221 gene encoding uncharacterized protein LOC125234221: MACFLQPRQLGFGTILGCEAAIHATRHFATEHNSSHDIIIKIDIKNAFNSVERDTILNEVLDQIPLLYPFIYQCYALPSNLFYSGNLIQSQVGAQQGDPLGPLLFCLAIHKIISAVSAPLNVWYLDDGVIGGSPEVVIENLKTLLPALKTIGLEINSTKCELFACGNVTPETLTNLETVLPGLRQIDKSSFQLLGAPIFSEGVSSVLQSKRQALAGVREHLNHLSRHVSLILLRNCFSVPRTTYTLRTSPTWLYIQDLQHYDDTLKLILESVLNVSLSGDQWLQASLPVRYGGLGVRRVQDIGLVAFLASAFGSANLVSRILAIDSTDTCIPFASDALAKWATLCPSNDRPENPAVQRGWDDILCRLRQTNLQAGASGYDLARLKAISQPESGAWLHALPSPQLGTLLDNDSLRIAVALRLGSKVCNVHRCICGASVEENGHHGLSCLRCAGRFPRHHSINEIIRRAMLSVSVPCLLEPPGLSRTDGKRPDGLTLVPWQRGRCLIWDATCVSTFAASHIRHTVKTAGSAAETAAKNKRLKYSALEATYDFVPFAVETAGPWGREARELFREIGKRLREKTKDPRSESWLVQQVSIAIQRGNAASVMGTFGPGMARNGFL, encoded by the coding sequence ATGGCTTGCTTCTTGCAGCCCCGACAGTTGGGGTTCGGCACAATTCTGGGTTGCGAAGCGGCAATACATGCCACGCGCCACTTCGCAACAGAACATAATAGTTCTCATGACATCATCATCAAGATAGATATAAAAAACGCATTTAACAGTGTAGAGAGAGACACAATTCTGAATGAAGTCCTAGATCAAATTCCACTCCTTTATCCCTTTATCTACCAATGCTACGCCTTGCCGAGTAATCTCTTCTACTCGGGTAACCTCATCCAGTCACAAGTCGGCGCTCAACAAGGCGACCCCTTAGGACCTCTTTTATTCTGTTTGGCCATACACAAAATTATTTCCGCAGTAAGCGCGCCATTGAACGTATGGTACCTTGATGATGGTGTCATCGGGGGCAGCCCAGAAGTTGTAATTGAAAACTTAAAAACTCTATTACCGGCCTTAAAAACAATAGGATTAGAAATAAATTCTACAAAATGTGAATTGTTCGCCTGCGGTAATGTAACTCCCGAAACACTCACCAATCTGGAAACAGTTCTGCCGGGATTGAGACAGATTGATAAATCCTCTTTCCAACTCTTAGGTGCTCCCATATTTTCCGAGGGTGTCAGCTCTGTATTACAAAGTAAAAGGCAGGCACTCGCGGGGGTACGTGAGCATCTGAATCACCTGTCGAGACACGTCTCTCTCATTCTTCTGCGGAACTGTTTCTCAGTACCTCGCACTACCTACACCCTTCGAACATCCCCAACCTGGCTATATATACAAGACCTACAACACTACGACGACACTCTAAAACTCATCCTGGAATCAGTGCTGAACGTAAGCTTGAGCGGAGATCAGTGGCTTCAGGCAAGTTTACCCGTGCGTTACGGTGGTCTAGGTGTTCGTCGAGTCCAGGATATCGGCCTGGTGGCCTTTTTGGCTTCAGCATTCGGTTCAGCTAATCTCGTCTCACGTATACTAGCTATAGATAGCACCGACACCTGTATACCATTCGCATCCGATGCTTTAGCCAAATGGGCCACATTATGCCCTTCCAACGACCGGCCGGAAAACCCGGCTGTTCAGAGGGGCTGGGACGATATCCTGTGCAGGCTCCGTCAAACTAACCTACAGGCTGGTGCCTCGGGATACGATCTAGCGCGACTCAAGGCGATTTCCCAGCCTGAGTCGGGTGCGTGGCTGCATGCCTTGCCTTCTCCTCAACTGGGGACACTGCTGGACAACGATTCCCTAAGAATCGCAGTGGCCTTAAGGCTAGGGAGCAAGGTGTGCAATGTTCACCGATGCATTTGTGGGGCGTCAGTTGAGGAGAACGGCCACCACGGACTCAGCTGCCTACGTTGCGCCGGTCGTTTCCCCAGGCACCACTCGATAAACGAAATAATTCGTCGTGCGATGCTCTCGGTAAGTGTTCCGTGCCTCCTGGAACCGCCAGGTTTGTCTCGAACCGATGGCAAACGTCCCGACGGGCTGACGCTGGTTCCTTGGCAGAGAGGGCGGTGTCTTATATGGGATGCAACGTGTGTGAGTACATTTGCTGCATCCCATATCAGACACACAGTTAAGACGGCAGGCTCAGCAGCAGAGACTGCCGCCAAAAACAAACGCCTGAAGTACTCTGCCTTGGAAGCCACTTATGACTTCGTGCCCTTCGCGGTTGAGACAGCCGGGCCCTGGGGAAGGGAGGCGCGTGAACTCTTCCGAGAGATCGGAAAGCGCCTCAGGGAGAAAACAAAAGATCCCCGTTCCGAGTCATGGCttgtccaacaggtctccatcgCCATACAGCGGGGTAACGCTGCTAGCGTGATGGGGACCTTTGGACCCGGCATGGCCCGGAACGGGTTCCTTTAG